The sequence below is a genomic window from Streptomyces sp. NBC_00704.
ACAGCAGAAGAAGTGGGTGATGTCCCAGTCGCAGATCTCCGCCCAGCTCTCGCCGCGCAGCGCGCGCACCAGGCCGGGCAGCGAGCGCATCCCGCGGCTCATCGCGAAGTCGGCGCCGAACGCCGTGACGGCCGCGGCCACGCTCTCGTACACCAGGGACTCCAGGCCGGTGCCGAAGTCGCCGTGCGGGCGGGCGAGCCATCCGGGGTCGCCGGCCAGGTCCCGGCCGAGGCCGGCGAGCGTGTCGCCGGCCAGCGGCAGCCGGGCGCGCAGATGCTCGACGACGGCCGACTCGCGCGCGCGGGCGGCCGCACCGGGCGGGCCGGCGACCCGCTCCACCTTGTGCATGAGCGCCCCGTGGATCTCCCGGTACAGCTGGGCGTCGCGGCTCACCGACCCGCGGCGCTCGCGCAGGGCGACGGCGAGCCGGTCGAGGTCGGCGACGCGGTGGGAGGCGGGCGCGGGCACCGGCTCGCCCCCCGGCACGGCGTTGTAGGCGCGACGCACCCGCTCCAGCGTGTACGCGACGTGATCGACGGTCAGCTGGGTGCCGTTGGCCTCCTCGACCCGGCCGAAGCCGGCCGAGCGGATGAGCAGGGTGAGGCAGACGACGAGCTGGACGTCGTGGTCCGACCACAGGTCGAGCGGGAGGCCGTGCAGGGCGCTCAGGGCGCAGTCGGGGTGACCGGGCCACAGGGTCTTGCCGGTCAGCGTGTTGCGGCCGCGGAAGTTCGTGTACTGCGTGTCCTCCTGGTACAGGACGAACGGGGCGGTGCGCAGGGCCGCCTCCCGGGCCTGCGCGACGAGCGCGTCACGGCCCTCGGGGCCCTGCCCGGCGAGCCAGGCGCGGCAGTCGGCGGCGGAGGCCTCGCGCCGCTCGCGGGCGCGCTCCAGTTCCCGCCGGTAGGCGGCGAGGACGGCGCGGCTCCACGGCACCCGGCGCACACCGCCGACCAGGTCGCGGGGGTCGAGGGGACGGGCGTCGGGAGTGCGCACGACGATACGGCCGCCGGCCGCGAGGCCGATCTCCCCACGGAACGCGGGCGGTTCACCGTCCCCGCCGCTGCCGCCGTCCCCGCCGCTGCCGTCTCTGTCACTGTCGCGGTCGCCGTCGCCGTCGCGCCAGCTCAGTCCGCACAGCGCGGTGAGGGCCGCCTCCTCGGCGGAGTTCAGGGCGCGCAACTGGACGTCACCGGGAACGTGCCCGTCGAGGGTCAGCAGCACCTCCACGGCCGACCGCAGATCGGCCGCCCCGGCCGCGCGCCGCCAGACACGCCGGAGCAGTCCGGGAAAGCCCGCGTCGGCGCCGGTGACGCGGTCCGGGGTGGCGGTGCTCCCGGCCGGGAGGCCGAGCCGGCTGGGGCGGCGGCTGATCCGCTTCCTCGCCTGCACCGCGCGGCGGGACTCCGGGCGCCCTGCGGACTCCTTCATGCGGCACTCTCGGCGGTCAGCTCGACGTGGTTCCACATCGCGTCGTCGGTCGGGGTCCAGTCCTCGTCGACGTAGATGCAGTCGACCGGGCACTCCAGGACGCAGGAGGGACAGCCCGAGCACAGTTCGGGGACGATCACCACGTCCAGGCCGCGGTCGAAGATGGCGCCGAACTCCGCGGGACAGCCGCGCAGGCAGCTGTCGCAGGTGATGCACTCGGACGGCTCGATGCGCCGCGGCGGCTTCTTCCAGTTGTCGGCGCGCGAACGCCGGGCGATGCGCTCGGCGCGCTCCGACAGCGCGGCAGACGAGGCAAGCTTCTTCACGGGAGTGGCCCCCTCCGGGACTCTTCTCGGCCACGGCCGAGACGGACGGAGCCCATCGTCACCGCGCCCTCTCGACTGCCCCCGGAGCGCGAGTGGGGACCGACTGGAGCTGCCCCGCCCCCGGCTCCGCCGCTCGTGCCCGGCCTCGCGCGGGTCGGGCATCGCTGTCCGCGGCCCGCCCGCCCTCCGGCCGGCGCGGCGGCAAGGCGCGGGCCTGGGGCACACGGGCGCCGACGCGGCGGTCGGCGGGTGTGGCCCGTTCGCGCGGGCTCGCCTGTCGCGGTGGGCCGTCCGGCCGGGCGTGCGCCCCGGCGGGCCGCCGCCCACGGTCCCGCACCCCGCCCGCACGGCACGGGCTCCGCCCCCAGCCCCGCACGGGCCCCGCCCCCGCACTGGCGCCGGCGCCGTGCGGCGGAGGGCACTGGTGCGGCTCCAGGCGTCCGCGAGTGTGGCCCGGCCGTGCCACCGGACCCTCGTGTCCGGGGCGTGCCCGGCCGCGGGCGCGCCGACCTGCCCGCCGCGGGCGGACCACCCGGCCGCTCGCCGCCCACCACACGGAGGAACCCATGCCGCTGCCGCCCGCCCGTGTCGTCCGAGCCGTCGAAGCCGTGCGCACCGCCCTGCAGAGGCTGGCCCGCAAGCTCGCCCCCGCACCGTTCTCGCTGCTCGAAATGGTCCAGGGCGCCATGCTCAGCCAGGCCATCTACGCCGCCGCCGAACTGCGCGTGGCCGAGGCGCTGCGCGACGGCCCGCTGCCCGTCGCGCGGCTCGCCGGACGGGTCGGCGCCCACCCGGAGACACTGCACCGGCTGCTGCGGCTGCTCGCCTCCAACGGGATCTTCGCCGAGCGCAAGGACGGCAGCTTCGCGCTGACGCCCATGGCGGAGGCGCTCCTGGAGGACGCCCCGATGTCGATGCGCGGCATCGCGGTGCTCATGGGCCACCCCGTCCACTGGGAGGACTGGTCGCACTTCGTCGACGCGGTGCGCTCCGGCGAGCCCAGCCTGCCCAAGCTGCGCGGCATGACGGCCTTCGAGTTCCTGGAGGCCAAGCCGGAGTACGGCGAGGTGTTCATGAAGGGCATGGGCGCCATGTCCGCCACCGAGACCGAACCGCTCCTGGCCGCCTACGACTTCTCCCGGTTCGGCACGGTCGTGGACTTCTGCGCCGGGCGCGGCGAGCTGCTCGCGGGCATCCTCCGGAAGTCGCCGGGCGTCCGCGGGATCCTCGCCGACCCGCGGGTGGCGGAGAACGGCGCGGCGCGGTACCTGGCCGAGCAGCAGGTCGCCGACCGCTGCGAGGTGGTCGCCGCCGACCTGTTCGGGCCGGTGCCCGAGGGCGGGGACGTCTACGTCCTCAAGCACATCGTCCACGACTGGCCCGAGGAGAAGGCCCTGGAGATCCTGCGCAACGTCCGGGCCGCGATGCGGCCGGGCGGCACGCTGCTGCTGATGGAGATGGTCGTGCCGGACAAGGCGAACTCCGCGCACGCCTCGAAGCTGGTCGACCTGTGGCTGATGCTGCTCGTGGGCGGCAAGGAGCGCACCGCCGCGCAGTACAAGGGGCTGCTGGCCGACGCGGGCTTCCGGCTGGAGCGGGTGGTGGAGACCGCGGGGGCGATCTCGGTCGTCGAGGCGAGCGTCCGGTAACGGTCCGCCGGTAACGGCCGCCGGTAGCGGTCCGCAGGTAGGGGGCCGCCGTGACGACGAGGGGCGCCGCCCGTGGTCCGGGCGGCGCCCCTCGTCGCGTACGCGTGCGGCCGGTGGCCCGGTCAGCGCCCGGCGGGCGTGCCGAACCAGCGGGCGAGGGCCGCGTCGAGGCCGTCGGCGCCCCCGGCCCCGGTCCAGGCGACGTGCCCGTCGGGGCGCACCAGCACCGCCCCGGCGCCCGCGAACACCGCGCCGTCCGGCGCGGAGGCCGTCGCCGTGACGACGTCGACGCGGCCCGACCACGGCGCCGCCGCCTCGCGCACCACGGCGTCGTCGGCGAGGTCCAGCAGCAGACCGCGGCCGGCGTGCAGCAGCCGGAAGGTGTCGGTCGGGCCGTCGGGCCCGGTCAGCGCGGTCCTGGCCAGGCGGCGGCCGAGCAGCGGGTGCGCCCCGTCGCCGTCGTCGCCGAGGTCGTAGCGGATGTCGAGGTGGGAGACGACGCCCGCCAGGTGACGGCGGACCACGTCGTGACCGGTGAGTTCGGTCAGGATGCTGCGCAGCGGCTCGGCCTGGTCGCCGCCGAGGAAGACCATGCCCTGCGCGCGGGTGTTCATCAGCAGACGGCGGCCCACCGGGTGGCGCTCGGCGTGGTACGTGTCGAGGAGCGCGTCGCCGGCGCGGCCGGTGACGACGGCGGCGAGCTTCCAGCCGAGGTTGGCGGCGTCCTGCACGCCGGTGCTCAGCCCCTGTCCGCCGGCGGGCAGGTGGATGTGGGCGGCGTCCCCGGCGAGCAGCACCCGGCCGCGCCGGTACTCGGCGGCCTGGCGGGTGGCGTCGCTGAAGAAGCTGACCCATTCGGCGCCGCCGCCGCTGATGTCCTCGCCGGTGATGTGCTCCCACGCCTTGGCGACCTCCTCGAAGGTGACCGTGTCGTCGGCGCTGCGCGCGGCGGCCCCGTGCGGGCACACGATGATGCGGTGCACGCCCTCCTTGAGCGGGGCCGCCATCACCATGCCGTTGGGCAGGGTCTCGCCCAGGTAGCGGGGCTTGAGATCGACGCCGGTGATGTCGGCGAGGAACATGGCGCGGGTCGCCTCGGTGCCGGGGAAGCCGATCCCGGCGAGCTTGCGCACCGTGCTCTTGCCGCCGTCGCAGCCGACGACATAGCGGGCGCGCATGCGCCGCACGCCGTCCGGGGTGCCGACGGTGACCTCGGCGTGGTCGCCGTCCAGGAAGCCGTCGGCGAGGGCGAGGACCTCGTGGCCGTGGTGGACGACGGCGCCCAGGTCGGCGGCCCATCCGGCGAGGACCGCCTCGGTCTGGCTCTGCGGGATGCCGCGGGCGCCGAAGTGCGCGCCCTCCAGGGAGGTGAAGTCGAACTGCACGCCGCCGAAGTGGCCGACGGCACTGACCTCCAGGCTCTCGCCCTGCCCGAAGCGGGGGAGGATGCCGCGCTGGTCGAACACCTCCATGGCGCGGGCGGTGAAGCCGAGACCGCGGGACTGGCCGGTGGGCTCGGCCAGCTTGTCGAGGACGATCACCTCGGCCCCGCCCAGGCGGAGTTCGCCCGCGAGCATCAGCCCGGTCGGACCTGCCCCGACGACGATGACGTCGGCGTCCATCGTGGTGTCCTGCATGTCGTGGATCCCTCTCACTCAACTGTGGTCCGTGCTCGGTGCGGGCGGGGGGCGGCGACGTCGCAGCGGGCCGCGGCGCGGGCCGGGGCGGCGCCTCAGGGGGACCCGAACCACCGGGCGACGGCCTCGGCGAGCCCGTCCCCGTCCCGGCCGCCGGCCCAGGCGACATGGCCGTCGGGCCGCACCAGGACGGCGGACGCGCCGTCGAGCGGCGAGCCGGGCGCCGCCTGCGCGGTCACCGTGTCGACGCGGTCGGCGGGGACGCCCACGCGCGGCGGCGGCCCGTCCAGTCCCAGGAGCAGCCCGCGCCCGGAGCGCAGCAGGTCGGCCGGGGTGCAGACGATGTCGCCGGTGCGCAGCCGGGCGTACGGCAGGCGGGCTCCGCGCAGCGGATGCGCGGGGCCGCCGACGTCGTAGCGGACGTCGAGACCGCTGATCATCCCGGCGAGGCGGGCGCGCGCCTCCTCGCCCGCGACGAGTTCGGCGAGGACCGTGCGCAGCGGCTCCGCCTCGGGGCCGCCGAGCAGCAGCAGGGCCTGGGCGCGGATGTTGCCGAGGACGGCCGCGCCCACCGCGGCGCGTTCGGTGTCGTAGCTGTCCAGGAGGGCGGCGGGGGCGGCGCCGTCGACGGTGGCGGCGAGCTTCCAGCCCAGGTTGTAGGCGTCCTGGAGGCCGAGGTTGAGGGCCTGGCCGCCGATGGGCATCTGCCGGTGGGCGGCGTCCCCGGCGAACAGCACCCGGCCGTGCCGGTAGCGGGTCAGCAGCCGGTTCTCGTCGTCGAAGTGGTTCACCCACAGGGGCGTGCCGCCGGTGATGTCCTCGCCGGTCACCCGCTTCCAGGCGGCGGCGACCTCGTCGAAGTGCGGGTCGTCCGTGCGGGCGCGGGCCGCGGCGCCGAACTCGTGGACCATCACCCGGGTCACGCCGGCCGGGTTGCGGGCGGCGACGGCGAGACCGCCGGGCAGCCGCTCGAAGCGGCGGTTGGGGATGTCGATGCCCTCGACGTCGGCGCGCAGCAGCTCGCGGACGGCCGGGACGCCGGGGAAGGCGGCGCCGGTCAGGGCGCGCACGGTGGAGTCCTGGCCGTCGCAGGCGACGAGATGGCCGGCGCGCAGGGTGACGAGGGCGCCGTGGCGGTCGGTGGCGGCCGCCTCGACGTGGGAGCCGCGGTCGTCCACGGCGTGCAGGGTGTGCCCGCACCGCAGGTCGGCGCCGAGACCGAGGGCCCACTCCTCCAGCACGGACTCGGTTTTGGCCTGCGGCACCTTCCACTGGCCGGGGTAGGGGCCGGGCAGCGTCAGGTCGAGGGGGATGCCGCCGAAGTGGCCGCGCGGCTCGCGCGGCGGGCTGCCGAGGTCGGCGAGCAGGCCGCGGCTGTCGAGCAGTTCCATGGTGCGGGCGTGCAGGGTGGAGGCGCGGGACTGCGTGGTCGGGCCGTGGCGTCGCTCGACGAGCGTCACCTGGATGCCGCGCAGGGCCAGTTCACCGGCGAGGAGCAGACCGACGGGGCCCGCGCCGACGACGATCACCTGGGTGTCGACCGTC
It includes:
- a CDS encoding 4Fe-4S ferredoxin, with the translated sequence MKKLASSAALSERAERIARRSRADNWKKPPRRIEPSECITCDSCLRGCPAEFGAIFDRGLDVVIVPELCSGCPSCVLECPVDCIYVDEDWTPTDDAMWNHVELTAESAA
- a CDS encoding methyltransferase, whose translation is MPLPPARVVRAVEAVRTALQRLARKLAPAPFSLLEMVQGAMLSQAIYAAAELRVAEALRDGPLPVARLAGRVGAHPETLHRLLRLLASNGIFAERKDGSFALTPMAEALLEDAPMSMRGIAVLMGHPVHWEDWSHFVDAVRSGEPSLPKLRGMTAFEFLEAKPEYGEVFMKGMGAMSATETEPLLAAYDFSRFGTVVDFCAGRGELLAGILRKSPGVRGILADPRVAENGAARYLAEQQVADRCEVVAADLFGPVPEGGDVYVLKHIVHDWPEEKALEILRNVRAAMRPGGTLLLMEMVVPDKANSAHASKLVDLWLMLLVGGKERTAAQYKGLLADAGFRLERVVETAGAISVVEASVR
- a CDS encoding FAD-dependent oxidoreductase, which translates into the protein MAAAPHRNPPPAPTGPARTVDTQVIVVGAGPVGLLLAGELALRGIQVTLVERRHGPTTQSRASTLHARTMELLDSRGLLADLGSPPREPRGHFGGIPLDLTLPGPYPGQWKVPQAKTESVLEEWALGLGADLRCGHTLHAVDDRGSHVEAAATDRHGALVTLRAGHLVACDGQDSTVRALTGAAFPGVPAVRELLRADVEGIDIPNRRFERLPGGLAVAARNPAGVTRVMVHEFGAAARARTDDPHFDEVAAAWKRVTGEDITGGTPLWVNHFDDENRLLTRYRHGRVLFAGDAAHRQMPIGGQALNLGLQDAYNLGWKLAATVDGAAPAALLDSYDTERAAVGAAVLGNIRAQALLLLGGPEAEPLRTVLAELVAGEEARARLAGMISGLDVRYDVGGPAHPLRGARLPYARLRTGDIVCTPADLLRSGRGLLLGLDGPPPRVGVPADRVDTVTAQAAPGSPLDGASAVLVRPDGHVAWAGGRDGDGLAEAVARWFGSP
- a CDS encoding FAD-dependent monooxygenase, whose protein sequence is MDADVIVVGAGPTGLMLAGELRLGGAEVIVLDKLAEPTGQSRGLGFTARAMEVFDQRGILPRFGQGESLEVSAVGHFGGVQFDFTSLEGAHFGARGIPQSQTEAVLAGWAADLGAVVHHGHEVLALADGFLDGDHAEVTVGTPDGVRRMRARYVVGCDGGKSTVRKLAGIGFPGTEATRAMFLADITGVDLKPRYLGETLPNGMVMAAPLKEGVHRIIVCPHGAAARSADDTVTFEEVAKAWEHITGEDISGGGAEWVSFFSDATRQAAEYRRGRVLLAGDAAHIHLPAGGQGLSTGVQDAANLGWKLAAVVTGRAGDALLDTYHAERHPVGRRLLMNTRAQGMVFLGGDQAEPLRSILTELTGHDVVRRHLAGVVSHLDIRYDLGDDGDGAHPLLGRRLARTALTGPDGPTDTFRLLHAGRGLLLDLADDAVVREAAAPWSGRVDVVTATASAPDGAVFAGAGAVLVRPDGHVAWTGAGGADGLDAALARWFGTPAGR